The following are from one region of the Megachile rotundata isolate GNS110a chromosome 15, iyMegRotu1, whole genome shotgun sequence genome:
- the LOC100875043 gene encoding apoptosis-inducing factor 3 isoform X6, whose protein sequence is MSKPQKYDYVEGVVCKETDIKENEMKILPLGEDGGKVLLIKQKGELHAIGTKCTHYGALLHTGALGDGKVRCPWHGACFNIKTGDIEEYPGLDSLPCYQVNVDDSGLVRVKARRKDLELSRRVKEMSKQDSNNQQTVVIVGGGPAGVTCAETLRQENFTGNIIMVCRENVVPYDRVKVSKALDFDVEKAALRPRSFYNDHDIQLKLGIEATGLNTEESTVQLSNNEKLTYNYLFLCTGCKPRMPNIPGSTLSNINVLRDFTDSQAVYSKLAPDKHVVVLGLGFIGMEAAAYCNDKCASVTVVGRGKIPFQAVLGAEIGARVKEEFERKGVKFMFDNSIERYIAKEDAANAVGSVVLTDGSVLPADIVIIGIGSTFYTDWIKGSSIEMLEDGTLRVDKYLKTNVENVYAGGDIAYAPIFGLDDKFAAIGHFSLAQYHGKVAALNMCNKTTELNSIPFFWTSLFGRSFRYAGYGYPDKIKIYGNLENLEFFAYYFKDGQVIAMSSSGADPVVADFANLLHEGQSLTEAEINKNPFGWIRNKPKDFQTRFQTNSNN, encoded by the exons atgA GTAAACCACAAAAATATGACTACGTTGAAGGTGTGGTATGTAAAGAAACGGATATcaaagaaaatgaaatgaaaatattaccaCTTGGAGAAGATGGAGGAAAAGTATTATTAATTAAGCAAAAGGGAGAACTACATGCTATTGGTACAAAATGTACGCATTATGGAGCTTTACTCCATACAGGAGCTCTAGGAGATGGAAAAGTAAGGTGTCCTTGGCATGGTGCCTGCTTTAATATAAAAACTGGAGATATAGAAGAATATCCAGGATTAGATTCTTTGCCATGTTATCAG GTGAATGTAGATGACTCAGGCCTTGTACGTGTAAAAGCAAGGCGTAAAGATTTAGAACTCAGTAGGCGGGTAAAAGAGATGTCCAAACAAGATTCGAATAATCAGCAAACTGTTGTAATCGTTGGAGGTGGACCTGCAGGTGTAACTTGTGCTGAAACTTTACGACAAGAAAATTTTACTGGAAATATTATCATGGTTTGTAGGGAAAATGTAGTTCCATATGACAGAGTAAAAGTATCCAAAGCTCTTGACTTTGATGTTGAAAAAGCAGCTTTGAGACCACGGTCATTTTATAATGACCATGACATTCAACTAAAACTGGGTATTGAGGCTACAG GACTAAACACAGAAGAAAGTACTGTTCAGTTAAGCAATAACGAGAAATtaacatataattatttatttctttgtacTGGATGTAAGCCTAGAATGCCAAATATACCTGGTTCTACATTATCCAACATTAATGTGCTGAGAGATTTCACTGACTCTCAGGCTGTATATTCTAAATTAGCACCCGATAAACATGTTGTAGTACTTGGCTTAGGCTTTATTGGTATGGAAGCTGCTGCATATTGTAACGATAAATGCGCATCTGTTACCGTTGTAGGAAGAGGTAAAATACCTTTTCAGGCAGTTCTTGGAGCAGAAATCGGTGCAAGAGTTAAAGAAGAATTTGAAAGGAAAG GTGTGAAGTTTATGTTTGATAACAgcatcgaacgatatatcgcAAAAGAAGACGCGGCAAATGCTGTAGGTTCAGTGGTACTTACTGATGGCAGCGTCCTTCCTGCCGATATAGTTATCATTGGAATTGGTTCTACATTTTACACAGATTGGATAAAAGGTTCTTCTATTGAGATGTTAGAAGATGGCACTCTAAGAGTAGATAAG TACTTAAAAACAAACGTGGAAAACGTATATGCTGGCGGTGATATAGCATATGCACCAATATTTGGTTTAGACGATAAGTTTGCAGCAATAGGTCATTTTTCGTTAGCGCAATATCATGGAAAAGTAGCAGCGTTAAATATGTGCAATAAAACTACAGAATTAAATTCCATACCATTTTTCTGGACAAGCCTTTTCGGAAGAAGTTTCAGATACGCGG GATACGGATATCCAGATAAGATCAAAATTTatggtaatttggagaatttggaatttttcgcATATTACTTTAAGGATGGTCAGGTAATTGCGATGAGTAGCTCGGGAGCGGATCCCGTCGTAGCAGATTTTGCGAATCTGCTTCATGAAGGGCAATCCTTGACAGAAgcggaaattaataaaaatccaTTTGGTTGGATAAGAAACAAACCAAAAGATTTCCAAACTCGATTTCAAACCAATTCTAACAACTGA
- the LOC100875043 gene encoding apoptosis-inducing factor 3 isoform X2, with translation MCLYFVRQCTRYAYNTITNIRLKIYGGGMTELKSDKKIHICSKPQKYDYVEGVVCKETDIKENEMKILPLGEDGGKVLLIKQKGELHAIGTKCTHYGALLHTGALGDGKVRCPWHGACFNIKTGDIEEYPGLDSLPCYQVNVDDSGLVRVKARRKDLELSRRVKEMSKQDSNNQQTVVIVGGGPAGVTCAETLRQENFTGNIIMVCRENVVPYDRVKVSKALDFDVEKAALRPRSFYNDHDIQLKLGIEATGLNTEESTVQLSNNEKLTYNYLFLCTGCKPRMPNIPGSTLSNINVLRDFTDSQAVYSKLAPDKHVVVLGLGFIGMEAAAYCNDKCASVTVVGRGKIPFQAVLGAEIGARVKEEFERKGVKFMFDNSIERYIAKEDAANAVGSVVLTDGSVLPADIVIIGIGSTFYTDWIKGSSIEMLEDGTLRVDKYLKTNVENVYAGGDIAYAPIFGLDDKFAAIGHFSLAQYHGKVAALNMCNKTTELNSIPFFWTSLFGRSFRYAGYGYPDKIKIYGNLENLEFFAYYFKDGQVIAMSSSGADPVVADFANLLHEGQSLTEAEINKNPFGWIRNKPKDFQTRFQTNSNN, from the exons ATGTGTTTGTATTTTGTAAGACAATGTACTCGATACGCGtataatacaattactaatatccGTTTAAAGATATACGGCGGAGGAATGACAGAGTTAAAATCTGACAAGAAGATTCATATATGCA GTAAACCACAAAAATATGACTACGTTGAAGGTGTGGTATGTAAAGAAACGGATATcaaagaaaatgaaatgaaaatattaccaCTTGGAGAAGATGGAGGAAAAGTATTATTAATTAAGCAAAAGGGAGAACTACATGCTATTGGTACAAAATGTACGCATTATGGAGCTTTACTCCATACAGGAGCTCTAGGAGATGGAAAAGTAAGGTGTCCTTGGCATGGTGCCTGCTTTAATATAAAAACTGGAGATATAGAAGAATATCCAGGATTAGATTCTTTGCCATGTTATCAG GTGAATGTAGATGACTCAGGCCTTGTACGTGTAAAAGCAAGGCGTAAAGATTTAGAACTCAGTAGGCGGGTAAAAGAGATGTCCAAACAAGATTCGAATAATCAGCAAACTGTTGTAATCGTTGGAGGTGGACCTGCAGGTGTAACTTGTGCTGAAACTTTACGACAAGAAAATTTTACTGGAAATATTATCATGGTTTGTAGGGAAAATGTAGTTCCATATGACAGAGTAAAAGTATCCAAAGCTCTTGACTTTGATGTTGAAAAAGCAGCTTTGAGACCACGGTCATTTTATAATGACCATGACATTCAACTAAAACTGGGTATTGAGGCTACAG GACTAAACACAGAAGAAAGTACTGTTCAGTTAAGCAATAACGAGAAATtaacatataattatttatttctttgtacTGGATGTAAGCCTAGAATGCCAAATATACCTGGTTCTACATTATCCAACATTAATGTGCTGAGAGATTTCACTGACTCTCAGGCTGTATATTCTAAATTAGCACCCGATAAACATGTTGTAGTACTTGGCTTAGGCTTTATTGGTATGGAAGCTGCTGCATATTGTAACGATAAATGCGCATCTGTTACCGTTGTAGGAAGAGGTAAAATACCTTTTCAGGCAGTTCTTGGAGCAGAAATCGGTGCAAGAGTTAAAGAAGAATTTGAAAGGAAAG GTGTGAAGTTTATGTTTGATAACAgcatcgaacgatatatcgcAAAAGAAGACGCGGCAAATGCTGTAGGTTCAGTGGTACTTACTGATGGCAGCGTCCTTCCTGCCGATATAGTTATCATTGGAATTGGTTCTACATTTTACACAGATTGGATAAAAGGTTCTTCTATTGAGATGTTAGAAGATGGCACTCTAAGAGTAGATAAG TACTTAAAAACAAACGTGGAAAACGTATATGCTGGCGGTGATATAGCATATGCACCAATATTTGGTTTAGACGATAAGTTTGCAGCAATAGGTCATTTTTCGTTAGCGCAATATCATGGAAAAGTAGCAGCGTTAAATATGTGCAATAAAACTACAGAATTAAATTCCATACCATTTTTCTGGACAAGCCTTTTCGGAAGAAGTTTCAGATACGCGG GATACGGATATCCAGATAAGATCAAAATTTatggtaatttggagaatttggaatttttcgcATATTACTTTAAGGATGGTCAGGTAATTGCGATGAGTAGCTCGGGAGCGGATCCCGTCGTAGCAGATTTTGCGAATCTGCTTCATGAAGGGCAATCCTTGACAGAAgcggaaattaataaaaatccaTTTGGTTGGATAAGAAACAAACCAAAAGATTTCCAAACTCGATTTCAAACCAATTCTAACAACTGA
- the LOC100875043 gene encoding apoptosis-inducing factor 3 isoform X5, with amino-acid sequence MTELKSDKKIHICSKPQKYDYVEGVVCKETDIKENEMKILPLGEDGGKVLLIKQKGELHAIGTKCTHYGALLHTGALGDGKVRCPWHGACFNIKTGDIEEYPGLDSLPCYQVNVDDSGLVRVKARRKDLELSRRVKEMSKQDSNNQQTVVIVGGGPAGVTCAETLRQENFTGNIIMVCRENVVPYDRVKVSKALDFDVEKAALRPRSFYNDHDIQLKLGIEATGLNTEESTVQLSNNEKLTYNYLFLCTGCKPRMPNIPGSTLSNINVLRDFTDSQAVYSKLAPDKHVVVLGLGFIGMEAAAYCNDKCASVTVVGRGKIPFQAVLGAEIGARVKEEFERKGVKFMFDNSIERYIAKEDAANAVGSVVLTDGSVLPADIVIIGIGSTFYTDWIKGSSIEMLEDGTLRVDKYLKTNVENVYAGGDIAYAPIFGLDDKFAAIGHFSLAQYHGKVAALNMCNKTTELNSIPFFWTSLFGRSFRYAGYGYPDKIKIYGNLENLEFFAYYFKDGQVIAMSSSGADPVVADFANLLHEGQSLTEAEINKNPFGWIRNKPKDFQTRFQTNSNN; translated from the exons ATGACAGAGTTAAAATCTGACAAGAAGATTCATATATGCA GTAAACCACAAAAATATGACTACGTTGAAGGTGTGGTATGTAAAGAAACGGATATcaaagaaaatgaaatgaaaatattaccaCTTGGAGAAGATGGAGGAAAAGTATTATTAATTAAGCAAAAGGGAGAACTACATGCTATTGGTACAAAATGTACGCATTATGGAGCTTTACTCCATACAGGAGCTCTAGGAGATGGAAAAGTAAGGTGTCCTTGGCATGGTGCCTGCTTTAATATAAAAACTGGAGATATAGAAGAATATCCAGGATTAGATTCTTTGCCATGTTATCAG GTGAATGTAGATGACTCAGGCCTTGTACGTGTAAAAGCAAGGCGTAAAGATTTAGAACTCAGTAGGCGGGTAAAAGAGATGTCCAAACAAGATTCGAATAATCAGCAAACTGTTGTAATCGTTGGAGGTGGACCTGCAGGTGTAACTTGTGCTGAAACTTTACGACAAGAAAATTTTACTGGAAATATTATCATGGTTTGTAGGGAAAATGTAGTTCCATATGACAGAGTAAAAGTATCCAAAGCTCTTGACTTTGATGTTGAAAAAGCAGCTTTGAGACCACGGTCATTTTATAATGACCATGACATTCAACTAAAACTGGGTATTGAGGCTACAG GACTAAACACAGAAGAAAGTACTGTTCAGTTAAGCAATAACGAGAAATtaacatataattatttatttctttgtacTGGATGTAAGCCTAGAATGCCAAATATACCTGGTTCTACATTATCCAACATTAATGTGCTGAGAGATTTCACTGACTCTCAGGCTGTATATTCTAAATTAGCACCCGATAAACATGTTGTAGTACTTGGCTTAGGCTTTATTGGTATGGAAGCTGCTGCATATTGTAACGATAAATGCGCATCTGTTACCGTTGTAGGAAGAGGTAAAATACCTTTTCAGGCAGTTCTTGGAGCAGAAATCGGTGCAAGAGTTAAAGAAGAATTTGAAAGGAAAG GTGTGAAGTTTATGTTTGATAACAgcatcgaacgatatatcgcAAAAGAAGACGCGGCAAATGCTGTAGGTTCAGTGGTACTTACTGATGGCAGCGTCCTTCCTGCCGATATAGTTATCATTGGAATTGGTTCTACATTTTACACAGATTGGATAAAAGGTTCTTCTATTGAGATGTTAGAAGATGGCACTCTAAGAGTAGATAAG TACTTAAAAACAAACGTGGAAAACGTATATGCTGGCGGTGATATAGCATATGCACCAATATTTGGTTTAGACGATAAGTTTGCAGCAATAGGTCATTTTTCGTTAGCGCAATATCATGGAAAAGTAGCAGCGTTAAATATGTGCAATAAAACTACAGAATTAAATTCCATACCATTTTTCTGGACAAGCCTTTTCGGAAGAAGTTTCAGATACGCGG GATACGGATATCCAGATAAGATCAAAATTTatggtaatttggagaatttggaatttttcgcATATTACTTTAAGGATGGTCAGGTAATTGCGATGAGTAGCTCGGGAGCGGATCCCGTCGTAGCAGATTTTGCGAATCTGCTTCATGAAGGGCAATCCTTGACAGAAgcggaaattaataaaaatccaTTTGGTTGGATAAGAAACAAACCAAAAGATTTCCAAACTCGATTTCAAACCAATTCTAACAACTGA
- the LOC100875043 gene encoding apoptosis-inducing factor 3 isoform X4 encodes MGANNCKGLLPGSSKITPGKSLNAGKPQKYDYVEGVVCKETDIKENEMKILPLGEDGGKVLLIKQKGELHAIGTKCTHYGALLHTGALGDGKVRCPWHGACFNIKTGDIEEYPGLDSLPCYQVNVDDSGLVRVKARRKDLELSRRVKEMSKQDSNNQQTVVIVGGGPAGVTCAETLRQENFTGNIIMVCRENVVPYDRVKVSKALDFDVEKAALRPRSFYNDHDIQLKLGIEATGLNTEESTVQLSNNEKLTYNYLFLCTGCKPRMPNIPGSTLSNINVLRDFTDSQAVYSKLAPDKHVVVLGLGFIGMEAAAYCNDKCASVTVVGRGKIPFQAVLGAEIGARVKEEFERKGVKFMFDNSIERYIAKEDAANAVGSVVLTDGSVLPADIVIIGIGSTFYTDWIKGSSIEMLEDGTLRVDKYLKTNVENVYAGGDIAYAPIFGLDDKFAAIGHFSLAQYHGKVAALNMCNKTTELNSIPFFWTSLFGRSFRYAGYGYPDKIKIYGNLENLEFFAYYFKDGQVIAMSSSGADPVVADFANLLHEGQSLTEAEINKNPFGWIRNKPKDFQTRFQTNSNN; translated from the exons atggGTGCAAATAACTGTAAAGGACTTCTCCCGGGAAGTTCTAAGATTACGCCAGGCAAATCGTTGAACGCAG GTAAACCACAAAAATATGACTACGTTGAAGGTGTGGTATGTAAAGAAACGGATATcaaagaaaatgaaatgaaaatattaccaCTTGGAGAAGATGGAGGAAAAGTATTATTAATTAAGCAAAAGGGAGAACTACATGCTATTGGTACAAAATGTACGCATTATGGAGCTTTACTCCATACAGGAGCTCTAGGAGATGGAAAAGTAAGGTGTCCTTGGCATGGTGCCTGCTTTAATATAAAAACTGGAGATATAGAAGAATATCCAGGATTAGATTCTTTGCCATGTTATCAG GTGAATGTAGATGACTCAGGCCTTGTACGTGTAAAAGCAAGGCGTAAAGATTTAGAACTCAGTAGGCGGGTAAAAGAGATGTCCAAACAAGATTCGAATAATCAGCAAACTGTTGTAATCGTTGGAGGTGGACCTGCAGGTGTAACTTGTGCTGAAACTTTACGACAAGAAAATTTTACTGGAAATATTATCATGGTTTGTAGGGAAAATGTAGTTCCATATGACAGAGTAAAAGTATCCAAAGCTCTTGACTTTGATGTTGAAAAAGCAGCTTTGAGACCACGGTCATTTTATAATGACCATGACATTCAACTAAAACTGGGTATTGAGGCTACAG GACTAAACACAGAAGAAAGTACTGTTCAGTTAAGCAATAACGAGAAATtaacatataattatttatttctttgtacTGGATGTAAGCCTAGAATGCCAAATATACCTGGTTCTACATTATCCAACATTAATGTGCTGAGAGATTTCACTGACTCTCAGGCTGTATATTCTAAATTAGCACCCGATAAACATGTTGTAGTACTTGGCTTAGGCTTTATTGGTATGGAAGCTGCTGCATATTGTAACGATAAATGCGCATCTGTTACCGTTGTAGGAAGAGGTAAAATACCTTTTCAGGCAGTTCTTGGAGCAGAAATCGGTGCAAGAGTTAAAGAAGAATTTGAAAGGAAAG GTGTGAAGTTTATGTTTGATAACAgcatcgaacgatatatcgcAAAAGAAGACGCGGCAAATGCTGTAGGTTCAGTGGTACTTACTGATGGCAGCGTCCTTCCTGCCGATATAGTTATCATTGGAATTGGTTCTACATTTTACACAGATTGGATAAAAGGTTCTTCTATTGAGATGTTAGAAGATGGCACTCTAAGAGTAGATAAG TACTTAAAAACAAACGTGGAAAACGTATATGCTGGCGGTGATATAGCATATGCACCAATATTTGGTTTAGACGATAAGTTTGCAGCAATAGGTCATTTTTCGTTAGCGCAATATCATGGAAAAGTAGCAGCGTTAAATATGTGCAATAAAACTACAGAATTAAATTCCATACCATTTTTCTGGACAAGCCTTTTCGGAAGAAGTTTCAGATACGCGG GATACGGATATCCAGATAAGATCAAAATTTatggtaatttggagaatttggaatttttcgcATATTACTTTAAGGATGGTCAGGTAATTGCGATGAGTAGCTCGGGAGCGGATCCCGTCGTAGCAGATTTTGCGAATCTGCTTCATGAAGGGCAATCCTTGACAGAAgcggaaattaataaaaatccaTTTGGTTGGATAAGAAACAAACCAAAAGATTTCCAAACTCGATTTCAAACCAATTCTAACAACTGA
- the LOC100875043 gene encoding apoptosis-inducing factor 3 isoform X1, which translates to MCLYFVRQCTRYAYNTITNIRLKIYGGGMTELKSDKKIHICSECNKTKQEIRRIYNSSECCCSCKPQKYDYVEGVVCKETDIKENEMKILPLGEDGGKVLLIKQKGELHAIGTKCTHYGALLHTGALGDGKVRCPWHGACFNIKTGDIEEYPGLDSLPCYQVNVDDSGLVRVKARRKDLELSRRVKEMSKQDSNNQQTVVIVGGGPAGVTCAETLRQENFTGNIIMVCRENVVPYDRVKVSKALDFDVEKAALRPRSFYNDHDIQLKLGIEATGLNTEESTVQLSNNEKLTYNYLFLCTGCKPRMPNIPGSTLSNINVLRDFTDSQAVYSKLAPDKHVVVLGLGFIGMEAAAYCNDKCASVTVVGRGKIPFQAVLGAEIGARVKEEFERKGVKFMFDNSIERYIAKEDAANAVGSVVLTDGSVLPADIVIIGIGSTFYTDWIKGSSIEMLEDGTLRVDKYLKTNVENVYAGGDIAYAPIFGLDDKFAAIGHFSLAQYHGKVAALNMCNKTTELNSIPFFWTSLFGRSFRYAGYGYPDKIKIYGNLENLEFFAYYFKDGQVIAMSSSGADPVVADFANLLHEGQSLTEAEINKNPFGWIRNKPKDFQTRFQTNSNN; encoded by the exons ATGTGTTTGTATTTTGTAAGACAATGTACTCGATACGCGtataatacaattactaatatccGTTTAAAGATATACGGCGGAGGAATGACAGAGTTAAAATCTGACAAGAAGATTCATATATGCAGTGAGTGCAACAAAACAAAGCAAGAAATTAGAAGAATATATAATAGTTCCGAATGTTGTTGTAGTT GTAAACCACAAAAATATGACTACGTTGAAGGTGTGGTATGTAAAGAAACGGATATcaaagaaaatgaaatgaaaatattaccaCTTGGAGAAGATGGAGGAAAAGTATTATTAATTAAGCAAAAGGGAGAACTACATGCTATTGGTACAAAATGTACGCATTATGGAGCTTTACTCCATACAGGAGCTCTAGGAGATGGAAAAGTAAGGTGTCCTTGGCATGGTGCCTGCTTTAATATAAAAACTGGAGATATAGAAGAATATCCAGGATTAGATTCTTTGCCATGTTATCAG GTGAATGTAGATGACTCAGGCCTTGTACGTGTAAAAGCAAGGCGTAAAGATTTAGAACTCAGTAGGCGGGTAAAAGAGATGTCCAAACAAGATTCGAATAATCAGCAAACTGTTGTAATCGTTGGAGGTGGACCTGCAGGTGTAACTTGTGCTGAAACTTTACGACAAGAAAATTTTACTGGAAATATTATCATGGTTTGTAGGGAAAATGTAGTTCCATATGACAGAGTAAAAGTATCCAAAGCTCTTGACTTTGATGTTGAAAAAGCAGCTTTGAGACCACGGTCATTTTATAATGACCATGACATTCAACTAAAACTGGGTATTGAGGCTACAG GACTAAACACAGAAGAAAGTACTGTTCAGTTAAGCAATAACGAGAAATtaacatataattatttatttctttgtacTGGATGTAAGCCTAGAATGCCAAATATACCTGGTTCTACATTATCCAACATTAATGTGCTGAGAGATTTCACTGACTCTCAGGCTGTATATTCTAAATTAGCACCCGATAAACATGTTGTAGTACTTGGCTTAGGCTTTATTGGTATGGAAGCTGCTGCATATTGTAACGATAAATGCGCATCTGTTACCGTTGTAGGAAGAGGTAAAATACCTTTTCAGGCAGTTCTTGGAGCAGAAATCGGTGCAAGAGTTAAAGAAGAATTTGAAAGGAAAG GTGTGAAGTTTATGTTTGATAACAgcatcgaacgatatatcgcAAAAGAAGACGCGGCAAATGCTGTAGGTTCAGTGGTACTTACTGATGGCAGCGTCCTTCCTGCCGATATAGTTATCATTGGAATTGGTTCTACATTTTACACAGATTGGATAAAAGGTTCTTCTATTGAGATGTTAGAAGATGGCACTCTAAGAGTAGATAAG TACTTAAAAACAAACGTGGAAAACGTATATGCTGGCGGTGATATAGCATATGCACCAATATTTGGTTTAGACGATAAGTTTGCAGCAATAGGTCATTTTTCGTTAGCGCAATATCATGGAAAAGTAGCAGCGTTAAATATGTGCAATAAAACTACAGAATTAAATTCCATACCATTTTTCTGGACAAGCCTTTTCGGAAGAAGTTTCAGATACGCGG GATACGGATATCCAGATAAGATCAAAATTTatggtaatttggagaatttggaatttttcgcATATTACTTTAAGGATGGTCAGGTAATTGCGATGAGTAGCTCGGGAGCGGATCCCGTCGTAGCAGATTTTGCGAATCTGCTTCATGAAGGGCAATCCTTGACAGAAgcggaaattaataaaaatccaTTTGGTTGGATAAGAAACAAACCAAAAGATTTCCAAACTCGATTTCAAACCAATTCTAACAACTGA
- the LOC100875043 gene encoding apoptosis-inducing factor 3 isoform X3 has translation MTELKSDKKIHICSECNKTKQEIRRIYNSSECCCSCKPQKYDYVEGVVCKETDIKENEMKILPLGEDGGKVLLIKQKGELHAIGTKCTHYGALLHTGALGDGKVRCPWHGACFNIKTGDIEEYPGLDSLPCYQVNVDDSGLVRVKARRKDLELSRRVKEMSKQDSNNQQTVVIVGGGPAGVTCAETLRQENFTGNIIMVCRENVVPYDRVKVSKALDFDVEKAALRPRSFYNDHDIQLKLGIEATGLNTEESTVQLSNNEKLTYNYLFLCTGCKPRMPNIPGSTLSNINVLRDFTDSQAVYSKLAPDKHVVVLGLGFIGMEAAAYCNDKCASVTVVGRGKIPFQAVLGAEIGARVKEEFERKGVKFMFDNSIERYIAKEDAANAVGSVVLTDGSVLPADIVIIGIGSTFYTDWIKGSSIEMLEDGTLRVDKYLKTNVENVYAGGDIAYAPIFGLDDKFAAIGHFSLAQYHGKVAALNMCNKTTELNSIPFFWTSLFGRSFRYAGYGYPDKIKIYGNLENLEFFAYYFKDGQVIAMSSSGADPVVADFANLLHEGQSLTEAEINKNPFGWIRNKPKDFQTRFQTNSNN, from the exons ATGACAGAGTTAAAATCTGACAAGAAGATTCATATATGCAGTGAGTGCAACAAAACAAAGCAAGAAATTAGAAGAATATATAATAGTTCCGAATGTTGTTGTAGTT GTAAACCACAAAAATATGACTACGTTGAAGGTGTGGTATGTAAAGAAACGGATATcaaagaaaatgaaatgaaaatattaccaCTTGGAGAAGATGGAGGAAAAGTATTATTAATTAAGCAAAAGGGAGAACTACATGCTATTGGTACAAAATGTACGCATTATGGAGCTTTACTCCATACAGGAGCTCTAGGAGATGGAAAAGTAAGGTGTCCTTGGCATGGTGCCTGCTTTAATATAAAAACTGGAGATATAGAAGAATATCCAGGATTAGATTCTTTGCCATGTTATCAG GTGAATGTAGATGACTCAGGCCTTGTACGTGTAAAAGCAAGGCGTAAAGATTTAGAACTCAGTAGGCGGGTAAAAGAGATGTCCAAACAAGATTCGAATAATCAGCAAACTGTTGTAATCGTTGGAGGTGGACCTGCAGGTGTAACTTGTGCTGAAACTTTACGACAAGAAAATTTTACTGGAAATATTATCATGGTTTGTAGGGAAAATGTAGTTCCATATGACAGAGTAAAAGTATCCAAAGCTCTTGACTTTGATGTTGAAAAAGCAGCTTTGAGACCACGGTCATTTTATAATGACCATGACATTCAACTAAAACTGGGTATTGAGGCTACAG GACTAAACACAGAAGAAAGTACTGTTCAGTTAAGCAATAACGAGAAATtaacatataattatttatttctttgtacTGGATGTAAGCCTAGAATGCCAAATATACCTGGTTCTACATTATCCAACATTAATGTGCTGAGAGATTTCACTGACTCTCAGGCTGTATATTCTAAATTAGCACCCGATAAACATGTTGTAGTACTTGGCTTAGGCTTTATTGGTATGGAAGCTGCTGCATATTGTAACGATAAATGCGCATCTGTTACCGTTGTAGGAAGAGGTAAAATACCTTTTCAGGCAGTTCTTGGAGCAGAAATCGGTGCAAGAGTTAAAGAAGAATTTGAAAGGAAAG GTGTGAAGTTTATGTTTGATAACAgcatcgaacgatatatcgcAAAAGAAGACGCGGCAAATGCTGTAGGTTCAGTGGTACTTACTGATGGCAGCGTCCTTCCTGCCGATATAGTTATCATTGGAATTGGTTCTACATTTTACACAGATTGGATAAAAGGTTCTTCTATTGAGATGTTAGAAGATGGCACTCTAAGAGTAGATAAG TACTTAAAAACAAACGTGGAAAACGTATATGCTGGCGGTGATATAGCATATGCACCAATATTTGGTTTAGACGATAAGTTTGCAGCAATAGGTCATTTTTCGTTAGCGCAATATCATGGAAAAGTAGCAGCGTTAAATATGTGCAATAAAACTACAGAATTAAATTCCATACCATTTTTCTGGACAAGCCTTTTCGGAAGAAGTTTCAGATACGCGG GATACGGATATCCAGATAAGATCAAAATTTatggtaatttggagaatttggaatttttcgcATATTACTTTAAGGATGGTCAGGTAATTGCGATGAGTAGCTCGGGAGCGGATCCCGTCGTAGCAGATTTTGCGAATCTGCTTCATGAAGGGCAATCCTTGACAGAAgcggaaattaataaaaatccaTTTGGTTGGATAAGAAACAAACCAAAAGATTTCCAAACTCGATTTCAAACCAATTCTAACAACTGA